The Scomber japonicus isolate fScoJap1 chromosome 12, fScoJap1.pri, whole genome shotgun sequence sequence gttttttttttttttcttttattatcaaaaagtCATAATAATACACAATCTAtcaaaacattattaatatgtgacaacacaaacaaaacacaaatattcacTGTCAACAGACATTCACAAAATCAACataccacaaacaaacacaaaacacagaagcTCCTCCAATTGCTTGAAATCCACActtcagacatttaaaaaaccaTACTGGTTACATACAAAGCATAATAATTAAccacaaaaatagaaagaaaacataatgaaaacaGAATCTTCCTTAAAATAAACtatcaaaaaaaaatcaaacagacAAAATCAACATACCACaatctacacacacaacacagaagcTCCTCCAATTACTTGAGATCCACTCTTCAGACATTTAAAACCATACAGgttacacacaaaacataccaAATAACCACTAaattggaaaaacaaacaaaaataaaaacaaaatcttcctcaaaataaacaattaaaacatcaaccataataaagaaatataaccCCCTACTAAAGAAGCTCCTTTATACTGAAATCAACACTTCTATTAGCTTTCCGTATCCTTAAAGATACAACATAATTAACactaaaaaactcaaaacaaagaaaaaaaaaaaaaagaaaaaaaactaaataaccaaaacaaaaagacataaaacaaaaatacacacaatactcaCTTTCATTCCATACcattcatcatttcaaaaaTTAAATTTACCATGGGATAATAAGACAATCACCTTTCAAAATATAACTATCAATCAactaaacatgaaaataatacttTTATCCACCGTCTTAGAACCAAAACCATGTACCCCcttcctttttaaaacaacaaaaataaataaaaccctctaaaaaattaaaaaaaacttattgaacactaataaaataaaaacacaaccttATAACCCCAATAACTATGTCCCTAATTTCCCCAATCCCAACTTAAAGTACCTCCTTCATTCAAAAAAATAAGAGTATTATCTGTCAGAAAGAGTCGAGTGAACTCTGCAGTACCGTGCAAGCCCCTAAAACGCACATGCTTTCTCACTAAGTTCTTAACCTGTTAAGCCCTAGCCATATTTTCAGAAAAAACGCCTAAAAAGACATACCCAAAGTAAATGAAGAATTGCTTCACAATTAAAAGGTTCATATGCATTCCCTTGGTGTCTGGGAACATCTAGGGACCTCAGAGAATGTATTTCCAGTGTCAGAAATAGTGTGTCTGTTATTATACCTGAGTAAAttggaataaaacaaaggagaaATGTGAAATTTCTATCCTcgcctagtttttttttttatttaatagagGATAACACCATGCTAACAATAATTCCATGCACACAGATGCCACTGATCACCTTCAGCAACTCCTTGACTACACATTTACCAAATTTGATAGCATTTGAGCAAAGGGCAAAGCCTCCACAAAGGTTTTAGTAAGGATAGGACTAGGCGGACATTCATTTGGCACTATTTGGCACAGTTTGGCACCAAAGTGTGCCAAATAggttattttccatttccaaaGGAAACTGGCTGAAAAATACAACTTATGTCCATTACAGGAGTCTATTACCATTTACTGGAGCTTTtggatatgattttttttttttttttaaaaacaactaaattgtATAATTTTGTCTCCAAATGGAGTAGTTTTATTATGAACATGTAAAACACCAATGAAAGTGCTGTGAACTatgtacaaatatttaaaaaaatatataagaacAATAAccgtaataaaaaaaagaataagaataataaataagaaaaaaacaatgaactgTGTAATGTATAATAACATTACTAAGGTGAAAGtgaaaaagcacacacacacacacacacacacacacaaaaaaaaacataataagagGAATGTTTCTGGGGTATGCACTAGTTGAGTGCTGTGAAAGGTTTTACATCCTAAGATGGTAGTCTTTGAAGCAGTTCCGGCTTGAGGtgaaacacagagcaacatCACACTTGCTGCAGTACACCGGTGTCTTCACCTTTCTCCCCTGGTCCTTGCACACCACACAGACCCTCCGCTGGTCAGTGGCAGTTTGTCCAAAGTACATGGGCATACAGGTTGTGCTGAGAGATGGGcggggggcagcagcagcaactgcAGCTTGGGCCTCATCTACCATCTCCTTCATGAGGACCTCCCTGAATCTTTTGTGGCTCATGGGAGTCTCTCCTCGTCCGATGGCCAAGAGCTTGAAGAGGATGTAGGAGTTGACGACGGCAATATCTACAAAATGGTAGAAAAAAGTCTTGTACCATCTCATCGTCTTCCCTCGAACAGAATAGTACTGGATCATGGCATCTGACAGGTCCACCCTTCCCATGTACCTGTTATAATCCCTTACTGCATCAGGAACAggaatgtttttgttgtgccactgtccatcctcctttactctCCTGCGTGTGGAGTCTCCACTGTACGCCTTGTGGACACTGCTGCACACCGTCACCTCCTTTGTGTCCTTCCACTTGACAAAGGAGGTTGTCCTTCCGCAGCCACCTCATGTCTCCCCTCTCAGCCTTCTTTGGTAGGTCGTTGACTTTTGTTTTGGGAAAGCCAATGCGGGTCTGGCGGATATTTCcacaagctgctgtgtgattggTGGCAAGTTGCTGGAACAGTGCTGGACTTGTATAAAAGTTGTCCACATACAAGTGGTAACCTTTTCCCAGCAGTGCAAAGTTCATTAGGTCCATGACTGATGTGAAGCTGAGACCCTCCCCCTGGACATTGGCAGTTTTTCCTTGGTAAACAAAGAAATTCCACGTATATCCAGAACAGGATTCAGCCAACACAAACAGTTTGTATCCAAACTTAGTTGGCTTGTCTCTCATGAACTGCCTGAAGCCAATTCTCGCTTTACTTGCCACCATACGCTCGTCGATGCTTATTTCCCTGCATGGCTGGAAGAGTGAGTTGCAAGCAGTGACAATCTGGTTGTAGAGGGGTTTGATTTTGAACAGGCGGTCGTACTCAGGTGTTCCCTTCTTTTTTTgattctcttcatcctctttgaTGTCACATAGATGAAGAGACCAAAACATTGCTTCAAATGTGTCTCTGGTCATGTAGCTCCGTGGAAATGTGAAATTGTAGGGCCACTCTCTTCTCCACATGTCTGCTCTTGAATGCACGTGGACCATCCCAGAATACAGTATTACAGCCAAAAATACATAGAAGTTCTCAACTGTAAAAGAAGACCATTTGAAATGCATGCCTGATGCTTTCCTTCTGGCTGCATTGTCATTTGTATTGTTGAGTATTGTGTGAATGGTGCTGGAGCTGAAGAAAAGCTTGAACAAGCTCAATGGTGACCATGCTGCTGTACTGTCAATTCTGGGGCCTGATGGATGCTTTGGTTCAAACCTCGGCAGTGGTGGCTCCACATCTGGCTCTTCTGGATTACACCACCGCTCTTGGTTATCTTCACCATGTCCTGAGGTAGGCTGCTTTGGCCGCTTACTGGAAGGACCACGTCGTCTCTGCTGACCCTTCTTTGACTGGGAGGGGGCTGTGGCAGGGGCAGGAACGGGGGCTGTGGCGGGGGCAGGAACGGGGGCTGGggcagggacaggggagggtgACACTCTTTGTGATCTGCGTGTCATGTATGTTGAGGAAGAACTGCGCCTTGTCTTCCGTGCCGGTGGTACAaactcctcatcttcatcatcctcgcTAGAAAGAGACGTCACTTCGGCTGGAGGGCTGGAGGGCTGGGGGGCTGCAGTGCTGCTGGTGCCAGATGGACCTGGGATCTCATCCAGTTGGTCATCCTCTTGGCTTTGGAGACAAATGGAGATAAGTGATGAGAATCATTCCACATACATCTACCCAATTCTTCATAACATGTTTAGCCAAAAGAGATAAATCTTGAGCTACTATGTACAAATAGTGATTGCAGCacaaataatggaaaaaaacaaacaaacatacaagcAGGTTGGTGAAATGAAAAGTACAAAATTCCCACTTTTAGCTATTATCAAATGTCTGCACATGTGGGACTAATGCCAGGTTGTAAAGGTTTTCAGGCTAtgtgataatagtaataaaaaaataaaaaaaacaccaacatgaa is a genomic window containing:
- the LOC128369126 gene encoding zinc finger protein 428-like, giving the protein MAEKQKQKRFSILEALEEIQNRSDVEVTDSSDSSNADYDEEEDSYFLLRWDPVYDQEDDQLDEIPGPSGTSSTAAPQPSSPPAEVTSLSSEDDEDEEFPPFLPPPQPPFLPLPQPPPSQRRVSRDDVVLPVSGQSSLPQDMVKITKSGGVIQKSQMWSHHCRGLNQSIHQAPELTVQQHGHH